In Desulfobulbus oralis, one DNA window encodes the following:
- a CDS encoding L,D-transpeptidase family protein: protein MLPQFVCAQDEAAPPAPLAATIGIPPPESPAEAPLTEAPTPLQARLEQMYFDEEHRLGSEVVYAAGQLMDLYRENAFQPLWTDPAKIEELHRAVLAAADDGLNPADYHLAAIQSALGPDEAAAANAPPQAVAFVPAPVQIGSTAKAALSAEQLDRDILFSDALLLLGEHLLHGKVDGQDVEEKKGLAAGLPDVDINFYLQALRSGKIVAAMQSCTPKNAHYQALRTALVLYNHRAKPGALSHVPEGPALRPGMRDSRVLALKKRLSESGDLDLADSGEDLYDEALTAAVRQFQSKNKLRADGVAGRGTIAALNNPSAPSKKHIQQIRANLERTRWLMHDQPDSAVLVDIVGYQLHYYEKGKPVWSTRVMVGKPYTQTPSFRSAINYLVLNPTWTVPPGMMKREYLPKILNDPGYLSSTGLKVYDTKGNQVNPATINWSRYLKRPCPYVLRQAAGKRNSLGRLKFLFPNPYHVYLHDTPSKNLFDRQGRALSHGCIRVASPVELARRILEGDSENTVTVKQFDKLLASGKTGGIRLKNPLPVFLLYATAKSDGKGNIVFTPDIYGRDAAVIAALDQPPRPLAQRPPAPEQPVEAVESALTADKPENGQSQPEHGVVRPASPAGPVDSPAGAAQAARRNMPAERT, encoded by the coding sequence TTGCTGCCGCAATTTGTCTGCGCGCAGGACGAGGCGGCGCCACCAGCCCCGCTTGCCGCGACCATCGGGATTCCGCCCCCCGAGTCGCCTGCAGAAGCGCCCCTGACCGAAGCGCCCACGCCGCTGCAGGCCCGTCTCGAACAGATGTACTTTGACGAAGAGCACCGTCTGGGCAGCGAAGTGGTCTATGCCGCGGGCCAGCTCATGGATCTGTACCGGGAAAACGCTTTCCAGCCCCTGTGGACCGATCCGGCCAAGATCGAGGAGCTGCACCGGGCCGTGCTGGCCGCTGCCGATGACGGGCTGAATCCGGCCGATTACCATCTGGCAGCCATCCAGAGCGCACTGGGGCCGGACGAGGCGGCTGCTGCAAACGCGCCGCCGCAAGCCGTGGCTTTTGTGCCCGCTCCGGTGCAAATCGGCAGCACAGCCAAGGCGGCCCTGAGCGCGGAACAGTTGGATCGGGACATTCTCTTCAGCGATGCCCTGCTGCTTTTGGGGGAGCACCTGTTGCACGGCAAGGTGGACGGCCAGGACGTGGAGGAAAAAAAAGGTCTGGCTGCCGGGCTGCCGGATGTGGATATCAACTTTTACCTGCAGGCCCTGCGCTCGGGCAAAATCGTTGCGGCCATGCAGAGCTGCACGCCAAAAAATGCCCACTACCAGGCGCTGAGGACCGCTTTGGTGCTGTACAATCACCGGGCCAAACCAGGCGCGTTGAGCCATGTGCCGGAAGGCCCGGCCCTCAGGCCCGGCATGCGCGACAGTCGGGTGCTGGCGCTGAAAAAGCGCCTGAGCGAAAGCGGTGATCTGGATCTGGCGGATTCCGGGGAGGATCTCTACGATGAGGCGCTCACGGCAGCGGTCAGGCAGTTCCAGAGCAAAAACAAACTCAGGGCCGACGGCGTGGCCGGCAGGGGCACCATTGCGGCCCTCAACAATCCGTCGGCGCCGTCAAAAAAACACATCCAGCAGATTCGCGCCAACCTGGAACGCACCCGCTGGCTCATGCACGACCAGCCCGACTCCGCAGTGCTGGTGGATATTGTTGGCTACCAGTTGCACTACTACGAAAAGGGCAAGCCGGTCTGGAGCACCAGGGTCATGGTGGGCAAGCCGTACACGCAGACGCCCTCCTTCCGCTCGGCCATCAACTATCTGGTGCTGAACCCGACCTGGACCGTGCCGCCCGGCATGATGAAAAGGGAATATCTCCCAAAGATCCTGAACGATCCCGGATACCTGTCCAGCACGGGCCTCAAGGTCTACGACACAAAGGGCAATCAGGTGAACCCTGCCACGATCAACTGGAGCAGGTATCTGAAGCGGCCCTGTCCCTACGTGTTGCGGCAGGCCGCAGGCAAAAGGAATTCTCTGGGCCGCCTCAAATTTCTGTTTCCAAACCCCTACCACGTCTATCTGCACGACACGCCCAGCAAAAATCTCTTTGACCGGCAGGGGCGGGCGCTCAGCCACGGCTGCATCCGGGTGGCTTCCCCGGTGGAGCTGGCCCGCCGGATTCTCGAGGGCGACTCCGAAAACACGGTGACGGTCAAACAGTTTGACAAGCTCCTCGCATCCGGTAAAACTGGGGGCATTCGTCTGAAAAATCCGCTGCCGGTGTTTCTGCTGTACGCCACGGCCAAAAGCGACGGCAAAGGAAACATTGTTTTCACGCCCGATATTTACGGCCGGGACGCCGCGGTGATCGCAGCCCTGGATCAGCCGCCCAGACCCCTGGCCCAGAGGCCGCCGGCCCCGGAACAGCCTGTCGAGGCGGTCGAATCTGCCCTGACGGCGGACAAGCCGGAGAACGGGCAGAGCCAGCCTGAACACGGTGTGGTCAGGCCCGCATCCCCGGCCGGGCCGGTGGACAGCCCGGCCGGAGCCGCGCAGGCAGCCCGCCGGAACATGCCTGCAGAGCGAACCTAA
- a CDS encoding potassium channel family protein, producing MFKTIATLLSMLLQKEGNARNRWFLIRFCAMLLVLIAICSLLFHAIMLYENRHYSWFTGVYWTFTTMSTLGYGDITFTSDVGKVFSTFVLLTGMVLLLSMLPFIFIQFFYVPWLERQNRARVPRTVPNTLSGHVIFTHFDHVAEILLDRLKQYGTEHIIVTPELSQALELHDRGYRVLFGGLDDPETYRKLRIDQAAMVVVLNDDMVATNIIFTIREVCAGVPTVANADLTDSVDILKVAGSTHVFQFTRLLGKSLARRVLGVSMTSNIIGEFGRLRIAEVPAMGTWLQDKSIAETRLRQVAGVNIVGLWQEGQFQLPRPDTVIGESTVLILAGTLEQLQCFDQSILLTSGESARQHAVLILGGGRVGEAICENLRARGIDYRVVEKQPLSRADKRIIHGSAADLEILLQAGLKTTPSIIITTHDDDLNIYLTIYCRRLRPDVQIISRASFDRNINTLHRAGANLVMSFSSLVTATVTNLLKPEQMLMLSEGLNVFRAALNPKLDGQCLSELRLRQDIGCSVVAIKRGEKIDVNPDPTQPLSLGDELVLIGSAESEKRYHELYPEQPANEQEEDSLPKGADDEHGNPEFGEEHEVAGHGHELKR from the coding sequence ATGTTCAAGACCATTGCCACCCTGCTCTCGATGCTCCTGCAGAAGGAGGGCAATGCGCGCAACCGGTGGTTCCTCATCAGGTTCTGCGCCATGCTGCTGGTGCTGATCGCCATCTGCAGCCTGCTCTTCCATGCCATCATGCTCTATGAAAACCGGCACTACTCGTGGTTCACCGGTGTTTACTGGACCTTCACCACCATGTCCACGCTGGGTTATGGGGACATCACCTTTACAAGCGACGTGGGCAAGGTCTTCTCCACCTTTGTGCTCCTGACCGGCATGGTGCTGCTGCTCAGCATGCTGCCTTTTATCTTCATCCAGTTCTTCTATGTGCCCTGGCTGGAGCGGCAGAACAGGGCCCGGGTACCCCGCACCGTGCCCAATACCCTGAGCGGGCATGTCATTTTCACCCACTTTGACCATGTGGCCGAAATCCTGCTCGACAGACTCAAACAGTACGGCACCGAGCACATTATCGTTACCCCGGAGCTGAGCCAGGCCCTGGAACTGCACGACCGCGGCTACCGCGTCCTCTTTGGCGGACTGGACGATCCGGAGACCTACCGGAAGCTCCGCATCGATCAGGCCGCCATGGTGGTGGTGCTCAACGACGACATGGTGGCGACCAACATCATCTTCACCATCCGTGAGGTCTGCGCCGGCGTGCCCACCGTGGCAAACGCCGATTTGACCGACTCGGTGGACATCCTGAAGGTGGCCGGCAGCACCCACGTGTTCCAGTTCACCCGGTTGCTGGGCAAGTCGCTGGCCCGGCGGGTCCTGGGCGTCAGCATGACCTCGAACATCATCGGCGAATTCGGCCGGCTGCGCATTGCCGAAGTGCCGGCCATGGGCACCTGGCTGCAGGACAAGAGCATTGCGGAAACCCGGCTCCGGCAGGTGGCGGGCGTCAACATCGTGGGCCTCTGGCAGGAGGGCCAGTTTCAACTGCCCAGGCCCGACACCGTGATCGGCGAGTCCACGGTGCTGATTCTGGCCGGCACCCTGGAGCAGCTCCAGTGCTTCGACCAGAGCATCCTGCTGACCAGCGGCGAAAGCGCCCGGCAACATGCGGTACTGATCCTGGGCGGCGGCCGGGTCGGCGAGGCGATCTGCGAAAACCTGCGCGCCCGCGGCATCGACTACCGGGTGGTGGAAAAGCAGCCGCTGTCCAGAGCCGACAAGCGCATCATCCACGGCAGCGCGGCGGATCTGGAAATCCTGCTGCAGGCCGGGCTCAAGACCACGCCATCCATCATCATCACCACCCATGACGACGACCTGAACATCTACCTCACCATCTACTGCCGCCGCCTCCGTCCTGATGTGCAGATCATCAGCCGCGCGAGTTTTGACCGCAACATCAACACCCTGCACCGTGCCGGGGCCAATCTGGTGATGTCGTTCAGCTCGCTGGTCACGGCGACCGTCACCAACCTGCTCAAGCCCGAGCAGATGCTCATGCTTTCCGAGGGGCTGAACGTGTTCCGGGCGGCTCTCAATCCCAAACTGGACGGACAGTGCCTCAGCGAACTCCGGCTCCGGCAGGATATCGGCTGCAGTGTGGTGGCCATCAAACGGGGCGAAAAAATCGACGTCAATCCCGATCCGACCCAGCCCCTGTCCCTGGGCGACGAGCTGGTGCTGATCGGCTCGGCAGAGTCTGAGAAACGCTACCATGAACTCTATCCCGAACAGCCGGCAAACGAGCAGGAAGAGGACAGCCTGCCGAAGGGCGCGGACGACGAGCACGGCAATCCGGAATTCGGCGAAGAACACGAAGTCGCGGGCCATGGACACGAACTCAAACGATAA
- a CDS encoding ComF family protein — MNRMGAELRHLLRALADLLFPPCCLACGTALPAGLPPLCCADCLARLPAIHAPICSCCGTPFQAGTSHLCGACLAKGPDFALARSPFCYEGVLRDALLGLKFHHNFSWLPSLGALCRNSALMADLAGPDLIVPVPLHVRRLRERGFNQSLLLARHCFPMWQDKIRSDLLVRTRYTTPQTALDGGARRRNLQHAFAADSEVAGKKILLVDDVFTTGTTVAACSQALLLAGAGRVEVFTPARSVQPLQRPPIPGTPQPAPDQSRQ; from the coding sequence ATGAACAGGATGGGGGCTGAGCTGCGGCATCTGCTGCGGGCCCTGGCGGATCTGCTCTTCCCGCCCTGCTGCCTGGCCTGTGGCACGGCTCTGCCGGCTGGCCTGCCGCCGCTTTGCTGCGCAGACTGCCTGGCGCGTCTGCCGGCGATTCATGCGCCCATTTGCAGTTGTTGCGGCACACCCTTTCAGGCGGGTACCAGCCACCTGTGCGGCGCCTGTCTGGCGAAAGGGCCGGACTTTGCCCTGGCCCGCTCGCCCTTCTGCTACGAGGGCGTGCTGCGTGATGCCCTTCTGGGCCTCAAGTTCCACCACAATTTTTCCTGGCTGCCGAGCCTCGGAGCCCTGTGCCGGAACTCCGCCCTCATGGCCGATCTTGCCGGGCCCGATCTCATTGTGCCGGTGCCGCTGCATGTGCGCAGGCTGCGGGAAAGGGGCTTCAACCAGTCGCTGCTGCTGGCACGCCACTGCTTCCCCATGTGGCAGGACAAAATCCGTTCCGACCTGCTGGTCCGCACGCGTTATACCACACCCCAGACGGCCCTGGACGGCGGGGCCCGACGCCGCAATCTGCAACATGCCTTTGCGGCGGACAGCGAAGTGGCCGGCAAAAAGATCCTTCTGGTGGACGATGTCTTCACCACCGGCACCACGGTGGCAGCCTGCTCCCAGGCCCTGTTGCTGGCAGGCGCAGGGCGGGTCGAGGTTTTTACCCCGGCCCGCAGCGTGCAGCCCCTGCAGAGGCCGCCTATCCCTGGCACGCCACAGCCAGCGCCTGATCAAAGTCGGCAATGA
- the xerA gene encoding site-specific tyrosine recombinase/integron integrase, which produces MSPEDPLAVHTAAFAAWLATEKNYSPHTVSAYSSDLAAFFTFCRQSGGDAGTAPCVRAFAASLYGRNSARSMARKLSALRSFFRYLQKNGLFTGDPLTGLSGPRLERRLPGFLTVDEVFALLEAPGPEDSSFRRDRAIMEMLYATGMRVSELTGSNLPDYDLAAEMVLVRGKGNKERLAPFGSAAKEALLHYLPERAQILAGTAGTAAEALFVGSRGTRLSSRSVERLLVRYGRKAGIAATVTPHALRHSFATHLLEMGADLRTVQELLGHASLSTTQQYTHVDLAHLTRVYDAAHPQAQKNRGR; this is translated from the coding sequence ATGAGCCCGGAGGATCCGCTGGCGGTCCACACGGCGGCCTTTGCCGCCTGGCTGGCCACCGAAAAAAACTATTCGCCCCATACCGTTTCGGCCTATTCCAGCGATCTGGCGGCATTTTTCACCTTCTGCCGCCAGAGCGGCGGCGACGCCGGCACCGCGCCCTGCGTGCGCGCCTTCGCCGCCTCGCTCTATGGCCGCAACTCGGCCCGGTCAATGGCACGCAAGCTTTCGGCACTGCGCAGCTTTTTCCGCTATCTGCAAAAAAACGGCCTGTTCACGGGCGATCCGCTGACCGGCCTGTCCGGCCCCAGGCTGGAGCGGCGTCTGCCCGGCTTTCTCACTGTAGACGAGGTGTTCGCCCTGCTGGAAGCGCCCGGGCCGGAGGACAGCTCTTTCCGGCGTGACCGGGCCATCATGGAAATGCTGTATGCAACCGGCATGCGGGTTTCCGAGCTCACCGGGAGCAATCTGCCGGACTACGATCTGGCCGCAGAAATGGTGCTGGTGCGCGGCAAGGGCAACAAGGAACGTCTGGCGCCCTTTGGCAGCGCAGCCAAAGAGGCGCTGCTGCACTATCTGCCGGAACGGGCGCAGATCCTGGCGGGAACAGCCGGCACTGCCGCAGAGGCGCTCTTCGTGGGCAGCCGCGGCACCCGGCTCAGCAGCCGCAGTGTGGAACGCCTGCTGGTCCGCTACGGCCGGAAGGCCGGCATTGCCGCGACCGTAACGCCCCACGCGCTCCGCCACTCCTTTGCCACCCATCTGCTGGAAATGGGCGCCGACCTGCGCACCGTGCAGGAACTGCTGGGCCACGCCAGCCTGTCCACCACCCAGCAGTACACCCACGTGGATCTGGCCCACCTGACCAGGGTCTACGACGCGGCCCATCCCCAGGCGCAAAAGAACAGGGGCCGCTAG
- a CDS encoding DUF4139 domain-containing protein — MPILPFALLICMVCCLSLPCMAADESFPDASTPASPASVQLSPSGGLLRVEQDLPLIRQGGTAVISFVLPAGSENLRLQVPGQTIAGWSSVPQVIERTGALSRREARLKAEKADIEQQRVRIGAQMALWQERPETAKFSYEDMAAIEKKLAEGLPVLQRELARLDQRHAQVAAELEGLETNAALGSRVRVVLDGPVQAETVRAEYSYTLADCGWEPVYSFAARTEKGDANGIDVGLMARVWQRSGIDWQNAQITLVTRGAGPREPSRLPRWELAARQPIESTSRARSGMGAMAVPVDAAAVPASRQAAAAPAHAAVRLVADGVYARWELAARGLSEGSSRLLITEAKWPAPLFWLARPGQAGRTNNQVWLVAKYELPAGQVWPAGQAEFSVDGQSVGTGDFTPQKGEAELFFGPDPRVTLSVTDDDKKRGQSGFFDKRRHWSWAWTYTFTNRHDKAVTVRVERPDPLIVDEKITVSHEDEPAARVDAKEHRLFWELAVPAGGTASLRHGLTVSAPDDYALNPAVP; from the coding sequence ATGCCCATCCTACCCTTTGCCCTTCTGATCTGCATGGTCTGCTGTCTGTCCCTGCCCTGTATGGCTGCGGATGAATCGTTCCCGGATGCATCGACACCGGCCAGCCCGGCCAGCGTACAGCTTTCGCCTTCGGGCGGGCTGCTCAGGGTCGAACAGGATCTGCCTCTCATCCGGCAGGGTGGGACTGCGGTAATCAGCTTTGTGCTGCCGGCCGGATCCGAGAATCTCCGGCTGCAGGTGCCAGGCCAGACCATTGCCGGCTGGAGCAGCGTGCCCCAGGTCATCGAACGTACCGGCGCCCTCTCGCGGCGGGAGGCCCGGTTGAAGGCAGAAAAGGCGGATATCGAGCAGCAGCGGGTGCGCATCGGGGCGCAGATGGCCCTCTGGCAGGAACGGCCCGAAACCGCGAAGTTCAGCTACGAGGATATGGCGGCCATTGAAAAAAAGCTCGCCGAGGGACTGCCTGTCCTGCAGAGGGAACTGGCCCGGCTGGACCAGCGGCATGCGCAGGTGGCGGCCGAGCTGGAGGGGCTGGAAACGAATGCGGCTCTGGGCAGCAGGGTCAGGGTCGTCCTGGACGGGCCGGTACAGGCCGAAACAGTACGGGCAGAGTACAGTTACACCCTTGCTGACTGTGGCTGGGAACCGGTCTACAGCTTCGCCGCCAGGACCGAAAAGGGTGATGCCAACGGCATTGACGTGGGGCTCATGGCCAGGGTCTGGCAGCGGAGCGGCATAGACTGGCAGAATGCCCAAATTACGCTTGTGACCCGCGGCGCCGGCCCCCGGGAGCCCTCCAGGCTGCCACGCTGGGAGCTGGCGGCCCGGCAGCCGATTGAGAGCACGTCCCGGGCCCGGAGCGGGATGGGGGCTATGGCGGTGCCGGTGGATGCGGCTGCTGTGCCCGCTTCTCGGCAGGCCGCAGCGGCCCCGGCCCACGCGGCGGTCAGGCTTGTGGCCGACGGCGTGTATGCCCGCTGGGAACTGGCAGCGCGAGGCCTCAGCGAGGGCAGTTCCAGGCTGCTCATCACCGAGGCGAAATGGCCGGCGCCACTGTTCTGGCTGGCCAGACCGGGACAGGCCGGGCGGACGAACAATCAGGTCTGGCTTGTGGCCAAATACGAGTTGCCTGCCGGTCAGGTGTGGCCGGCAGGTCAGGCCGAGTTCAGCGTGGATGGCCAGAGCGTGGGCACGGGAGACTTCACTCCGCAAAAGGGCGAAGCCGAACTCTTCTTCGGGCCCGACCCGCGCGTGACCCTCAGCGTGACCGACGATGACAAGAAGCGCGGCCAAAGCGGCTTTTTCGACAAACGCCGTCACTGGAGCTGGGCCTGGACCTACACCTTCACGAATCGCCACGACAAAGCGGTGACCGTAAGGGTCGAGCGGCCTGACCCATTGATCGTGGACGAGAAGATCACGGTCAGCCACGAAGACGAACCCGCAGCCCGGGTGGACGCCAAAGAACACCGTCTCTTCTGGGAACTGGCGGTTCCGGCAGGCGGCACAGCCAGCCTGCGCCACGGTCTCACCGTGTCCGCCCCGGATGACTATGCCTTGAACCCGGCAGTGCCCTGA
- a CDS encoding O-acetylhomoserine aminocarboxypropyltransferase/cysteine synthase family protein — MAEKTWKAETIAVQGAYEPGNGDPRVVPLALSTTFAYDSAQDVADLFDLKTFGHFYTRLSNPTVAAFEGKMCMLEGGAGALACASGQSATSLAIMNICQAGQHVVAASTLYGGTYNLLSHTLPKFGINCTFVDQKAPAQEIAAAIQDKTRLVFGEALSNPGTEVLDFEKFAGVAHAAGIPLIVDNTFPTPYLCRPFDFGADIVVHSSSKYLDGHAVSLGGVIVDSGRFNWANGRFPELTEPDESYHGMSYTGAFGELAYIVKARAQLTRDLGAVMSPMNAWLANLGLETLHIRMERHTENATRLAEWLAHDKRVQWVKYPGLKNDPNHALARKYLKGMSGVLTFGVRGGAQAGERFMNSLRLAKLVVHVADTRTCVLHPASMTHRQLSPEQQQAAGVTPELIRVSVGIENIDDIIADFDQALAVACQG, encoded by the coding sequence ATGGCAGAAAAAACATGGAAAGCGGAAACCATTGCCGTTCAGGGCGCGTATGAGCCTGGCAACGGCGACCCGCGCGTCGTACCGCTGGCCCTGAGCACCACCTTTGCCTACGACAGCGCCCAGGATGTGGCCGATCTTTTCGACCTCAAGACCTTCGGTCACTTCTACACCCGCCTGAGCAACCCCACGGTCGCGGCCTTTGAGGGCAAGATGTGCATGCTGGAAGGCGGCGCCGGGGCCCTGGCCTGCGCTTCCGGCCAGAGCGCCACGTCTTTGGCCATCATGAATATCTGCCAGGCCGGCCAGCACGTGGTCGCGGCCAGCACCCTCTACGGCGGCACCTACAATCTGCTGTCCCATACACTGCCGAAGTTTGGCATCAACTGCACCTTTGTGGATCAGAAGGCCCCGGCCCAGGAAATCGCCGCTGCCATTCAGGACAAGACCCGGCTCGTCTTTGGCGAGGCGCTTTCCAACCCGGGCACCGAGGTTCTGGACTTCGAGAAATTCGCGGGCGTGGCCCATGCAGCGGGCATTCCCCTGATTGTGGACAACACCTTCCCCACTCCCTATCTGTGCCGGCCCTTTGATTTTGGCGCGGACATCGTGGTGCATTCCTCCTCCAAGTATCTTGATGGTCATGCGGTCAGTCTGGGCGGCGTGATTGTGGACAGCGGCCGTTTCAACTGGGCGAACGGCAGGTTTCCGGAGCTGACCGAGCCGGACGAAAGCTACCACGGCATGAGCTATACCGGCGCGTTCGGCGAGCTGGCCTACATCGTCAAGGCCAGGGCCCAGTTGACCCGGGACCTGGGGGCCGTCATGTCGCCCATGAACGCCTGGCTTGCCAATCTGGGTCTTGAGACCCTGCACATCCGCATGGAGCGCCACACGGAAAATGCCACCCGGCTGGCGGAATGGCTCGCTCACGACAAACGGGTGCAGTGGGTGAAATATCCAGGCCTGAAAAACGACCCCAACCATGCCCTGGCCAGAAAATACCTGAAAGGCATGAGCGGGGTGCTCACCTTTGGCGTCAGGGGTGGCGCCCAGGCCGGCGAGCGCTTCATGAACAGCCTTAGGCTGGCCAAACTGGTGGTGCATGTGGCCGACACCCGCACCTGCGTGCTGCATCCGGCCAGCATGACCCACCGCCAGCTCTCGCCGGAGCAGCAGCAGGCGGCAGGCGTGACGCCGGAACTGATCCGCGTCTCCGTGGGCATCGAAAACATTGACGACATCATTGCCGACTTTGATCAGGCGCTGGCTGTGGCGTGCCAGGGATAG
- the hslV gene encoding ATP-dependent protease subunit HslV: MQQVRSTTILAVRHRGQVAVAGDGQVTLGNTIVKHQAKKVRRLYKDRVITGFAGATADAFTLYDRLEQKLEQFNGSLLRAATELARDWRTDKMLRRLEAMLIAVDAKYSLLLSGNGDVIEADDGILAIGSGGPYALAAARALIAHSDLDAEGIARESLAIAGNICIYTNSAIVVEVI, from the coding sequence ATGCAACAGGTCCGCTCCACCACCATTCTGGCAGTCCGGCACAGGGGCCAGGTGGCCGTGGCCGGTGACGGCCAGGTCACCCTGGGCAACACCATTGTCAAACATCAGGCCAAAAAGGTGCGCCGTCTGTACAAGGACCGCGTGATTACCGGCTTTGCCGGCGCAACCGCCGATGCCTTCACCCTCTACGACCGGCTGGAACAGAAACTGGAGCAGTTCAACGGCAGCCTGCTCCGCGCCGCCACCGAACTGGCCCGCGACTGGCGTACCGACAAGATGCTCCGGCGCCTGGAGGCCATGCTCATTGCCGTGGATGCGAAGTATTCGCTTTTACTCTCCGGCAACGGCGATGTCATCGAGGCGGACGACGGCATTCTCGCCATCGGCTCCGGCGGCCCCTATGCCCTGGCCGCGGCCCGGGCGCTCATCGCCCATTCGGATCTGGATGCAGAGGGCATTGCCAGAGAGTCGCTGGCCATTGCCGGCAATATCTGCATCTACACCAACAGTGCCATTGTGGTTGAAGTGATATGA
- a CDS encoding lysophospholipid acyltransferase family protein produces the protein MSPLQTARGVFTLCLAPILTFIVSLLALIDMLWVRRSEWQAQQFPRWWGRTICRLAGVQVRVEGLEYIDPKQTYIFAGNHASQFDIFTFQGYFPYDFRWLAKKELFRLPVFGWAMHRVGYIPVDRSNSRDAMKSLDAAAARIAKGKSVLIFPEGTRSPDGHLKAFKAGAVLLAIKAGVAIVPMGFNGSFQVLPKGRWLPAAGEIVLRIGPPIVTTGCRPKDKQKLAGELHEAVAALLDEAHKPLPDDAGPEPAQPQQA, from the coding sequence ATGTCTCCCTTACAAACCGCGCGCGGCGTCTTCACGCTGTGCCTTGCCCCGATTCTCACCTTCATCGTTTCCCTGCTGGCCCTCATCGACATGCTGTGGGTACGGCGTTCCGAATGGCAGGCCCAGCAGTTTCCCCGCTGGTGGGGCCGGACCATCTGCCGGCTTGCCGGCGTACAGGTCCGGGTGGAGGGGCTCGAATATATCGACCCCAAACAAACCTACATCTTTGCCGGCAACCATGCGAGCCAGTTCGACATCTTCACGTTTCAGGGCTATTTCCCCTACGACTTCCGCTGGCTGGCCAAGAAGGAACTCTTCCGCCTGCCGGTCTTTGGCTGGGCCATGCACCGGGTCGGCTACATCCCGGTTGACCGCTCGAACAGCCGGGATGCCATGAAGAGTCTGGATGCCGCAGCAGCCCGCATAGCAAAGGGCAAAAGCGTGCTCATCTTTCCGGAAGGCACCCGGAGCCCGGACGGTCACCTGAAGGCTTTCAAGGCCGGCGCCGTGCTGTTGGCCATCAAGGCCGGCGTGGCGATCGTACCCATGGGCTTCAACGGCTCCTTCCAGGTGCTGCCCAAGGGCAGGTGGCTGCCCGCTGCCGGAGAAATCGTGCTCAGAATCGGGCCGCCCATTGTCACGACAGGCTGCAGACCGAAAGACAAACAAAAGCTCGCAGGCGAGCTGCACGAGGCCGTGGCCGCGCTGCTGGACGAAGCCCACAAGCCCTTGCCGGACGATGCCGGGCCGGAGCCGGCCCAGCCGCAGCAGGCCTAA